The Solanum pennellii chromosome 4, SPENNV200 genomic interval tttttctttttgtaattgtttttcttctatGAACCAAACAATATTAAAAGtacaaaaaagaaagatttgatTCTTAGATTTCTATCATTGTTTCTTAGTATCAATATCTTATTGTCttgttgtttatgtttggtGTTATCGTTTTTCTTTTATCGTAAATAATTTTTCTGTTGATTTTTTTAGCATAAAATATTAGAATATGCATGAATTgtgaggaaaaaaattaaattctttttgcACCAATCGGGTCGTAAACAACCTCTTTAAGATATTGGAATTTGCATGgaaatttgaggaaaaaaatataggaaaaaggAATTTTGCACTAACCGAATTgtaaacaacctttttttttatcaatttttttttggttgtaaaatattgaaaatatatatacatgaaataTGAGAGGAAAAACAGGATCGTAAAATATTGGAATATGCATGAAATACGACGGAAAAAACAGGAAAAAAACTTGCACCAGCCGGGAATCGAACCCGGGTCTGTACCGTGGCAGGGTACTATTCTACCACTAGACCACTGGTGCCTCATGTGAAATCCTTTTAGTAGATGTATTATATCTAAATACATCTTCTTCTGTTTTTTGGTTAACAATGAAAGACTTTTTCCTTTTAACCATCAAATATTCGATATCCACTATACAGTTGGAAGTGCACCGGATTACAGATACGTTAAAAAGTGAAGTACACTCGACTATATCTTTTTCATTTAGACTCGAGATATAAATCTAATTAAAGTGAATGAATCTTATCTAATTATATATTTCCTTCGTGCCATCACAGGACACCAAGTTGAAACTACATGAGAATTATATCGAATAAGGTTACCCATTAGTAACTATCTGTCACGactttgtaaatatttatgGAGTATTGTTAACCAATCACCAAAAATTTATGAGTTGTGAAGCGCTTGATATGAATTTTTGAAGCGCTTGATTTAGATTGTGTGCAGAAGCGGATCCACATGGCTCAGTAAGGGTGCACATACAcccattaatttaaaaaaaaatcatgtatatatatgtatatctatcttAAAAAACTAGCAAAATGTAGGATATACTTAACAAGGAAATATCCTTGTACAATTGGTGTAAGCTAGTGATGTCACCTATTACCTATTTCATATTCTCTTATTTTGAGTTTAACTTAAAGCTTATATTGATGTAACTAAAGTCGTCAAAACCTGAGCTGATTGTGTGAGTTTTTTACTCTTCCtacacattaattaattacttaccAGACCTTGGACATCCACATTTTAAAATGGTTAAAAAgtagaagaaagaaaaactcttctttaaaatatatatgtaaattatgagTCTTATTACTTATGTGCTAAGTTTGAAAGATCAAAAGCACCTCTCAacttttttattcttcaaatgACCAATTGATAGAATTGTTATTGCTTGCCATAAAGCTTTTGTTCGTACTATTTGTCTATTCATCATCAAGAAGGCACCAATAAAAGACCAGAGGAAAAGTTTCTTGTTTCCTTTGTCTTTTCTCTAACGTTTCCTCCCTCAGTGGTTAACTTCTCACTAATATCGCAAAAATCGTAAACTGTATAAGAATAGTATTAAagtttagtatattattttataaatatgctGAGATTAGTTATGCTATGACTATCTTTTGTTCATTATTTGGTTTGATGTATTGTGGGTATACAGTTTATCTTTTACTCAtgtttattcatatataattaattaataggtGACAACGTGACGTATTGCTAATATCATGGTTTGTTATGTATTGCTTCCTCAAttcttttttagttgtcatgttactcgatattttatattaaaaacttagatattcaaaaaatactataaaatacaactataaaattgtaattttttatttatcaatatgataaaaaaatatttagtaaaatattaatcaaagttGTTGttatttgactctaaaaagaaaaacataacaaCTTAAAAGAAGCAAAGGGAGGAGTTATAACTTAAACAGTAAATCCTATAATAAAAGAGGAATATATTTAGGGGTGTACAAAATCGAACCGAAAATCGAACCAAATTATAAACCGAGTCAAACCGGAAAAAAAAACGACTAGTAATTtggtgttgaaaaaaaaatccgACTATATTTGGGCTGGGTtggtttcaactaaaaaaatcaacccgagaccaaaccaacccgatattatatatataattttaaaattttattttatacgtaaaaatacctattttgatataatctttacatatctcttatactttttcatagtttttatcttttaatatatttatttcatgtttggaagttagaatttttaatgatctaataaagattatagttcataatacatgttggtaattataataaagtttaaataaaactcaaattaatattaatgcaaaaagaaaatcaattcaacactaagaatgaaaATTATATTGGATATTTGTTTTTCAGTTTTACATagatctaattttactttcttttaatatttagtcatgtaactaatacttgctaaacttattttagcatgatttagtactttaaattatgatcaatttcattatgacttattaatttgtaatattttttacacgattttattattattattttgttggatattttagtgtcattaattatatcatattttttgttattttcttgagaaataaccTAAATAGTTGCATTTTGataggactaaagaaatatttgatgtacaagtaaattatatgtttgtatgaatactttatcgAAAAAAATCGAAATCCGAAAAAACCCAAAGTTGAAAAACTCGAGTTTTATTGGTTTGAAGACCtgacataaataattttgtttgatatttaaaaaattcgaACCAATCCGATCATATATACCACTAGGTACATTCATTGGAAAATAAAGCCTATACAGGTCATTGGTCTTTTATAAGCTTTTACAATGAAATCTCTAAAGTAATATTCTCAGCCACTTTAAGGTACAATAATTTGTCTTACTATTGAAGAGACTAAGCAACatcctttattttttactaCATAATTTTATATCCCATGGAATCAAATTCCCGTAAACCTGAAGGAGTCTTTTGGTATATGCAGATTAAGTTATATTAAATCGGATATAATAAGGTGAAAATCTATAAGATTAAGCTTgtgacaaaatttatataatgtttgaTTGGCCATTTATATCGTCAACTAAATGTATTTAAGTTTAGTCTTGAGATATCTCATTTGTACTCGCATTGGAGTACATGAGCTAATTCGACCTCACTCCAGGCAATGCTCTTgccaatttttttcatactcaaAGCTCGAACTCGATACCTCTTATTAAGAGAGCAGCCCCATATAATTGTACCAACTCAACTCATCAACTAtagtagaaaaagaaaagaaaattatgcCCCTTTTGAAGTTCTTTATATACTTGAGCTTCACCACAACCATTTTCACCTCTCAAAGAAACCTTTAGAACCATTTTTTTTCCTACTTACTAGAGTATCAAGAAAGTATGGCTTACCAAAACACCAATGGTTGCATTTCTGATTCAATTGAAATTCTTGATCCAAAACCTCTTGCAGTAGTAGCTTCTGGTGTTGTTCATCCTCCTATTGTTGCATCTTTCAATGATAGAATTCGTCCACTTCTCGACTGTATAGACAAGCTCCGCCATCTCAACATCATGCAAGAAGGTATCCAGCTCCCAACGATCGTAGTAGTCGGAGATCAATCTTCTGGAAAGTCCAGTGTTCTTGAATCCCTTGCTGGGATCAGTCTTCCTAGAGGACAAGGCATTTGCACCAGGGTCCCTCTTGTTATGAGGCTGCAGAATGATCCAAACATCACAGCACCAAGTCTTCAGTTGGAGTACAATAACAAGTCACTCCCTGTTGATGAAATTGGCATTGCAGATGCTATCATTCTTGCTACTGATGAGATTGCTGGACATGGTAAAGGTATATCTAACTACCCTTTAACATTAGTAGTTAAAAAAAATGGTGTCCCTGATTTGACCATGGTGGATTTACCTGGTATTACTAGAGTTGCTGTACAAGGTCAACCTGAAGACATTTATGAGCAAATTTACgatattattatgaaatatataGTCCCTGAGGAAAGCATAATCTTGAATGTGTTGTCAGCTACTGTTGATTTCCCTACTTGTGAGTCTATTAGAATGTCTCAGAAAGTGGACAAGACCGGGGAAAGGACTCTGGCTGTTGTGACAAAAGCTGATAAAGCCCCTGAAGGGCTGCTTGAAAAGGTTACCGCGGATGAAGTGAATATAGGGCTTGGCTATGTTTGTGTGAGGAATAGAATTGGGAATGAGTCTTACGAAGAAGCTAGGAGTGATGAGGAAAGGCTTTTTTCAACTCATCCACTTCTGTCGAAGATTGATAAATCGATGGTTAGTGTTCCTGTTTTGGCACAAAAGCTGGTGCGTATTCAAGCAAGCATCATTTCAAAATGCTTGCCTGAAATTGTGAGGAAGATCAATGATAGACTTGCTGCCAATCTTGCTGAACTCAACAGGCTTCCTCAACATCTAACTTCTGTAGCTGAAGCTCTAACGGCATTTATGCGCATTCTGAGTTCATCAAAGGATTCATTGAAGAAAATTCTATTAAGTGGGGAGTTTGATGAGTATCCTGATGAAAAAGAAATGCACTCTGCAGCTAGAATTGTTGAAATGCTTAACCAATACTCTAATGAGCTGCATACCAAGAATTTTGAGAGAGTGGATGAATTCTTGATGGAAGAGATCATGGTTTTACAGGAATCAAAAGGGATTGGATTGCCCAACTTCCTTCCTCGAGGTGTTTTCCTCAATGTTTTGCAGAGAAAAGTGAAGGAAATTGCTGCCTCTCCAGAGGATTTTGTGGGGAAACTGTGGAATTACTTAGAGCGAGTTGTAATCATAGTTTTAATGCATCATTGTGAGAACTATCCACAGCTTCAGTCTTCTACTAGAAGAGCAGCCCAAAACTTGATTgccaagaaaaagaatgaatcaGTTGATTGGGTAAGGGAAATCATCGGGATGGAAAAGCTGACTGATTACACTTGTAATCCTGACTATTTAACTACTTATAGTAAGTTCATGGCTCAACAACACACGTTCATGGAGATTATGAATGATCATGGGAAGTACTCCGTGATAAGCCTTGAAGGGATAGGAGTAATCGACGTTGGTCATTTGAGGAAGCATCTAGATGTGGTGCAACAGGCTTTCGATTTGAAGATGAGAATGATGGCCTACTGGAAAATTGTGCTAATGAGGCTGGTGGATTCTATGGCCTTACACATAATGTTCAGCATTCGAAACATGATTAACAAGGAGATGGAAAACGAGATCATACAGGATCTGATGGCACCGCATGGTGGTGGAATTGAAAGAATGCTTGACGAGTCACCTTTGGTTGCTGAGAAACGCAATAGGCTCAAAAAGAGTGTCAAGCTTCTCAAGGAGTCCAAAGAGGTGGTGGCTAATATCATGGACAGGATTTCACTTCACGATGATCATGAAAGGGACTAAGGTTAATATGTGATACTAATGAGCAGGGCACTCTATTTCCATTCAGCCAATGTTCCTAATATCTTGTTTATCTCCTAATATCAAACTACCAAGTAGACTAGTACTATGTTGGTTTTGCAATATGTCTTTGCCCTTGCTTGTATATAATTTTCGTATTTCTTGCTATTAGCTAAATGCAAATCCAGTTacttttttgtttctgttttcTGAAGagttcttttatatatttaccAATATCCACCCCTTTCACCCTTTCCTATAGAAAATGGAGCtatttttttgtgaaagttTTTAATGAGGACAATAAACCGAAAGTTCTAAAAACAATGAAACTTATTCACTAGTGTTGTTATTGAAGGAAAAGCaacaatgaaaaacaaaaagaatctAGAAGTCCAAAAATTTTGGTTGTTTCAGAAGCAAAAGGAAGATCAAATCAAACAGAATGTACCGATGGAATGGGAAAGACATTTGCAAAAGGgattacataaaaaatgatgAAGAATTACTCAGTAAACTACCCAAAGATCCCTTGAGCAAAATTCTAGGCAAATAAAACATCTCAATGAAAGGTAAGAATAATGATCATAATTACTACTTCTAATGCATAAAAGGATGTATgaagtaaaatataaatgaaactCCAAAGCAAATATTGACCAAATATCATTGCTGTTCAAAACACCCAACTTCACTAAAAGttcaagaattctaatttataCAACTTTTTCAAGAATTCTAATAATTAAGCAGTAATGCTTCTTAGACAATCAAAGTCAGCAGGCGAATATTGATAATCAAAATCAAAGACAGGAGCTGATAATGGCTCAACCAAGTTGCTCGTCCCCTCGTGCATATCAATATTCTGCAACTCTAATTCCCCTGCATCCACTTGTAATCCCTCACTAAAACTTGTCGATGAGCTCTGGTCTTGTTCACCAACAATATTCAATTTTCCTTTGGAGCgagttttcttcttcttaatagCACAGAGAACAAAATCTCTGCAATCCTTGTCAAATTTGTCAAGTATATGCGGAGATAGGTCGTACTCCTTCATCAACCAGTGGCCATGTTCCTGTTTATACCCTTTCTTCTTATAACACATGCTCTTCTTGGATCCAATCACTGCTCCATCGCTCTTTCGAATAGGTTTGCTTTTGTCTTCCTGTTTCCAACTGCCACCCTTATTTCCCACATTACGACTATACCTCGACTTGCTTTTCTTCTTGAGGTTTGTAATGAAGAAGCGATACTGACTACAATCATCGTCATTACAACAGGATACTCCTTGATTGTAAATATCCCATGGTTCTTGTTCACCGTAAGCATCCACATGAAAAGTGATGAATCCAGAATCATCCATCAATTTTCCAGCAATGAATCTCAATAAGAAAGTAAGAGCTTCTTCATCAGTAGGACTGAATCGGAAACCTTCTTGCAAATTCTCCATTATacactcttttttttctttctcaaaactattagaatgaatgaatgaaaagaaGAAAGCATGGTAGCAATTTATACAGAGGTTTTCAAAAGACGCTGCATACATAAATTTTAGGAaactttttttacattttatataaacttttatttttattatttacacGGTTTCAAATTTCTATAACCAAAAATATTTATGGAAACTTtttttaggaaagagttgtgattatgttaattattagattatttttttccaatcgTTGAgcaattagttatttaataagaaaataataaatataagtccACTTTCAACTCTAATTTTTCTTTACAAGGTAAGTAGCTATAATTTAACACCTTGTTTTGATCTTTATTATAATTGTATCGCACTATTAATTTAAATGTAATGTTTATTTTGTGCGCCTGATAAATTACATGCTTGCAAGTAGTATTCTGTTGCTATATTTTTACATTTGCAAATACAAAAGGTATTTTGAGTAGTTTTTACCTAAATAATACTCAAGTTACACGTATTAAGGCGAACTTAATTACTAActctaaattttgaattcaccTCTATCTAACACTATCTGGATCGCTGTAATAAAAGGGATAAAAGGgtgtttgaattatttttagtgtttcTCTTAAGGTAGCTTCTATCAAGAAAAAATCTACGTAAAACATATATTACATGCGTGCGCACTAACATCAACCTAATACACTAACTTTTTAGGCATGATatgtaaatttgaatttcatactAAATATATCTgatacataacaattaccaaacaataatGTTCAACTCAAAGCTAAGATCTTATGGGCAAAACTttcttatttaatgtatttagTAGAAATACTAATTTGAAAGAATCAATATGATGTATCTtctaaaaattttgataattttgaatcaataattgaaaggatcttcaaTGAAGTAGGAGAATAATTTTGAAACTTGATGCTAACTTTAGGGGATGACTGATgaatttgacctttaaaatataccataactttttatttcaatttttaagttttaaaatttgaattcaaagataattatccatatatatatatatatatatatatatatatatttatataatgatttgtattattatattggtattataataaattaaatatattattaattacattatatattttattagttatttttaattataaaattattatattttaaattgaaaagggtcaaaattgcCTCTGAACTATGTGAAATAGACCACTTATACCCTTCGttatatttttggataaaaaatgtCCTTGGTATTATCTTAAGAGACCACATATACCCTCAAGATTTAACACCCCATATTTTTATTGACTTGGCAACCCACGTGGGACTAATCCTTCCACCTAAGCATTGCCAACTAGGATTCACTACAAAAGAACTAGACCTTTAGCGGCGACAGTAATCGCCACAAAAGCCCAAAAAATCGTTACTAAaaatttttaacattaaattctaattttgtgtttttttcttcattgttttaaaaaaacaaaaatgatatttaagtAGGAGTTTGAAGACactgtatattttatttttatgttacatataaatgtataaaatgtacaatgaTGCATTATATAGTAGGAGATGTGAATCGAGAagtaattttcatgatttttcataataatattgggtgtttttaatattgatattgcaagttatttatttagaaaattaggttgcaattgaaaattaattatcattttttttgttgaaaaaatagattttactAGCGAATGGTTGTTGGAACCTTAGTCGTCACTAAAAATCACTCATAACCTTTAGTGACaatattttgggattttttgACAACTCGGTCTCCACTAAAGATCAAGTTCTTTTGTAGTGAATCTTAGTTGACAACACTTAGGTGGTGGGATTAGTCCCATGTGGCATGCCACTTCACTAAAAAATTGGGGTGTTAATTCTTGAGGGTGTTTGTGGTATCCTAGGGTAATGGTGGAGGTATTTTTGATCCCAAAATATAATGGAGAGCATAAGTGATCTATTTCGCATAATTTAAGCgtaattttgattcttttccGTATTATAAATCATCCATGTAGCACGGACACGTATACTACTCCCTCcgttaaaaaagaatgaccctatttcctttttagtctgtttcaaaaagaatgacccattttcttttttggcaacattttaattttaactttccacgtaacatgtttaagaccacaagattaaaggatattttggaaTATTTGGGATAACTTTAAATTAGAACCACAAgatgaaaaagtttctttcttttcttaaattccaTTTCAAATCAAACTAGGCCACTCTTTTTGAAACGAAGGGGAGTAATACTTACTAATAACTGTCCAAATTTAAAAAAGGAACTTTACATTCACAATTGTTATTGACTTAAATGACCCCAGATACATGTCACATGCAAGTAGCATCCCTACGTACTTTTTTGTAATTTCATCTATCGTCATTTCTCATTTCCCTCTGACTAACAATAGCTCTTTTTGTACCAATTTTCAGACAAACCCTAGTGAAAATCTCATAAGCGAAATCGGAGAAAATGGATTCCACCACTCAAACACCGGTCAAGAAAAACCCTAAGAAGGCCAATCTTTTGGATCATCACTCTA includes:
- the LOC107016268 gene encoding dynamin-related protein 4C-like; its protein translation is MAYQNTNGCISDSIEILDPKPLAVVASGVVHPPIVASFNDRIRPLLDCIDKLRHLNIMQEGIQLPTIVVVGDQSSGKSSVLESLAGISLPRGQGICTRVPLVMRLQNDPNITAPSLQLEYNNKSLPVDEIGIADAIILATDEIAGHGKGISNYPLTLVVKKNGVPDLTMVDLPGITRVAVQGQPEDIYEQIYDIIMKYIVPEESIILNVLSATVDFPTCESIRMSQKVDKTGERTLAVVTKADKAPEGLLEKVTADEVNIGLGYVCVRNRIGNESYEEARSDEERLFSTHPLLSKIDKSMVSVPVLAQKLVRIQASIISKCLPEIVRKINDRLAANLAELNRLPQHLTSVAEALTAFMRILSSSKDSLKKILLSGEFDEYPDEKEMHSAARIVEMLNQYSNELHTKNFERVDEFLMEEIMVLQESKGIGLPNFLPRGVFLNVLQRKVKEIAASPEDFVGKLWNYLERVVIIVLMHHCENYPQLQSSTRRAAQNLIAKKKNESVDWVREIIGMEKLTDYTCNPDYLTTYSKFMAQQHTFMEIMNDHGKYSVISLEGIGVIDVGHLRKHLDVVQQAFDLKMRMMAYWKIVLMRLVDSMALHIMFSIRNMINKEMENEIIQDLMAPHGGGIERMLDESPLVAEKRNRLKKSVKLLKESKEVVANIMDRISLHDDHERD
- the LOC107017562 gene encoding NAC domain-containing protein 78-like encodes the protein MENLQEGFRFSPTDEEALTFLLRFIAGKLMDDSGFITFHVDAYGEQEPWDIYNQGVSCCNDDDCSQYRFFITNLKKKSKSRYSRNVGNKGGSWKQEDKSKPIRKSDGAVIGSKKSMCYKKKGYKQEHGHWLMKEYDLSPHILDKFDKDCRDFVLCAIKKKKTRSKGKLNIVGEQDQSSSTSFSEGLQVDAGELELQNIDMHEGTSNLVEPLSAPVFDFDYQYSPADFDCLRSITA